From the genome of Hydrogenovibrio kuenenii DSM 12350:
AAAACTGGATAGTTTGGTTTACGACATGATGTATGGCGCTGAGCCGACAGTGTTTATGGCTTGGGCAAAACAACATCAGCCAGACTGTACAGTTATGGATGGGTTAGGAATGTTGGTGGGGCAAGCAGCGGAAGCTTTTAACTTATGGCGAGGCGTTCGCCCTGAAACAGCCAGCATTATTCAGCAGATTCGAGACAGTATTTCAGCTTAGTTTCTAAGACTGTCAAAATCTGTCAGGCTGGGTCTGGGCTTGCTAGGGTTAATAATAAAACCAGCCAAGCGCAATGGTAATTAACCCAAAAATAATCAACCAGATTGCGCTGTATGTTCCTGACTTTGGTTCGCCAATAACATAAGCATAAAGCGCTTTTAGTAAGTTGTTCGACCCCGCCGCAATGAGTACCGCACTTGCAATCATTTCACCTGTTGTATGGTATTGACCGTTTAGCAGTGACAATACAAACGGGTCTATGTCCGTAAACCCAACAATTAACGACAGATAGCGTAACCCTTCTTCGCCAAAATACTGCGTGATAGCTTGTGTGATAACGGCCATCAAAACAAAAAGACCTGCAAAAACAAAGGCGATTTTTAGCTCAAGGGGGTTGTGGTGCTCATCTTTGGTTATCTGATGTTGTACTCCATGGCGATGTTCTAAACGCACAAAAACAAAACTTACCAAGAAAATTAACAGAGCCAGTAAAGTCATGGGTTGCCATAGGTTTAAGGCAACTTGCCAGTTAAAAACAGCTGCAATACCTAAGAGTCTTAAATACATCAAACCCGTCGCCACAAGAATGGCAGCAGTCATTTTATAGCTGAGTCTTGGATAGTCGACGGATTTTTTACTTAAAGCCACTGTGGTTGCTGTAGAGGAATAGATGCCACCAAAAATACCCGTTAACAGTACGCCTTGATTCGGGAAGAAGTATCTTTGCGAAATATACCCTAAATAGGATATTGAGGAAACCACGACGACCGCGAGCCAAATTTTAAAAGGCGAAACCGGAATCCATTGGTTAATCACTTCGTGTGGCAGTAGAGGTAAAATCACCACGCTCAGGAGCACCAGTTTTGCTAGTGTTGTGACTTCACTACCATCTAATTTTGCCGCCATTGCATGTATGGCTGTTTTAGAACCTAGCAACAGTACGCTGATCACAAACACACTTGCCAAAACCCACAATGGTTGTGTCATCACTAAAGGGGCATAGCTATAAGTAATTGCCCAAACAAGGTAGTTAAGAATGCTGGACTGCTCTGCATGCAACTTTTGCCAATAGAGTAGTAGGTAAATTGAGGTTAGAGCGAGAAAGCCTGCTAGGTACAAATAAGGATCGATTAAATAAAATACAAATCCCAGTAACCCAGTAAAAGCATAGGTGCGGATGGTACCAAAAGAATACTGTTTGTTATCTGCGTGAAATTGTTGGTGATAGTCCCTTAGCTCCATGCCTGTTAAAAAGCTAAAGAGTAAGACTAAAACCAGCTGTCCCCAAAGTGTGTGTTGTAACAGAATCATTTTTGGTCGCTCAGGATGATGATTATATTTTATTTAATTTGCGGAAAACCTCGTCAA
Proteins encoded in this window:
- a CDS encoding MgtC/SapB family protein; this translates as MILLQHTLWGQLVLVLLFSFLTGMELRDYHQQFHADNKQYSFGTIRTYAFTGLLGFVFYLIDPYLYLAGFLALTSIYLLLYWQKLHAEQSSILNYLVWAITYSYAPLVMTQPLWVLASVFVISVLLLGSKTAIHAMAAKLDGSEVTTLAKLVLLSVVILPLLPHEVINQWIPVSPFKIWLAVVVVSSISYLGYISQRYFFPNQGVLLTGIFGGIYSSTATTVALSKKSVDYPRLSYKMTAAILVATGLMYLRLLGIAAVFNWQVALNLWQPMTLLALLIFLVSFVFVRLEHRHGVQHQITKDEHHNPLELKIAFVFAGLFVLMAVITQAITQYFGEEGLRYLSLIVGFTDIDPFVLSLLNGQYHTTGEMIASAVLIAAGSNNLLKALYAYVIGEPKSGTYSAIWLIIFGLITIALGWFYY